One window of Gallaecimonas xiamenensis 3-C-1 genomic DNA carries:
- the rng gene encoding ribonuclease G: MSAELLINCTPSETRVALVETGILQELHIERAAKRGLVGNIYKGRVSRVLPGMQAAFVDIGLDKAAFLHASDIIPPGVGLDDDDLRPFQTGDIARLVHEGQDIVVQVVKDPLGTKGARLTTDITLPSRYLVFMPGATHVGVSQRIENEEERSRLKELVEPFCDGAGGFIVRTAAEGVGEREFKEDAAFLRRLWKKIEERRARSTTRSMLYEELSLAHRILRDFVGTELDRIRVDSKLTFESLKTFCDEFVPELGRVLEYYAGERPIFDLFDVENEIQRALDRKVELKSGGYLIIDQTEAMTTIDINTGAFVGRRNLEETIFNTNVEATQAIARQLRLRNLGGIIIIDFIDMLDEDHRRRVLQSLEQALVKDRAKTSVNGFSALGLVEMTRKRTRESLEHVLCGECPACHGRGRVKTVETVCFEVLREILRVHRAYDADQFIVYASPKVAEALADDESHALAELVVFMGKEVKIQGEPLYNQDQFDVVMM; the protein is encoded by the coding sequence ATGAGCGCCGAGTTGCTGATCAACTGCACCCCCTCCGAGACCCGCGTCGCCCTGGTGGAAACCGGCATATTGCAGGAACTGCATATCGAAAGGGCTGCCAAGCGCGGCCTGGTGGGCAACATCTACAAGGGCCGGGTCAGCCGGGTACTGCCGGGCATGCAGGCCGCCTTTGTGGATATCGGCCTGGACAAGGCCGCCTTCCTGCACGCCTCCGACATCATCCCCCCCGGGGTGGGCCTGGACGACGATGACTTGCGCCCCTTCCAGACCGGCGACATCGCCCGGCTGGTGCACGAAGGCCAGGACATCGTCGTGCAGGTGGTCAAGGACCCCCTGGGCACCAAGGGCGCGCGGCTCACCACCGACATCACCTTGCCGTCCCGCTACCTGGTGTTCATGCCCGGTGCCACCCATGTGGGGGTGTCCCAGCGCATCGAAAACGAAGAGGAGCGTTCGCGCCTTAAAGAACTGGTGGAGCCCTTTTGTGACGGCGCCGGCGGCTTTATCGTCCGCACCGCCGCCGAAGGGGTAGGGGAGCGGGAATTCAAGGAAGACGCCGCCTTCCTGCGCCGCCTGTGGAAGAAGATTGAAGAACGCCGGGCCCGCAGCACCACCCGCAGCATGCTCTATGAAGAGCTGAGCCTGGCCCACCGCATCCTGCGGGACTTTGTGGGCACCGAGCTGGACCGCATCCGGGTCGACTCCAAGCTCACCTTCGAAAGCCTCAAGACCTTCTGCGACGAATTCGTACCGGAACTGGGGCGGGTGCTGGAGTACTACGCCGGCGAGCGGCCCATCTTCGACTTGTTCGACGTGGAGAACGAAATCCAGCGGGCCCTGGACCGCAAGGTAGAGCTCAAATCCGGCGGCTACCTGATCATCGACCAGACCGAAGCCATGACCACCATCGACATCAACACCGGTGCTTTCGTGGGCAGGCGCAACCTGGAAGAGACCATCTTCAACACCAATGTGGAAGCCACCCAGGCCATCGCCCGCCAGCTGCGGCTGCGTAACCTTGGCGGCATCATCATCATCGACTTTATCGACATGCTCGATGAAGACCACCGCCGCCGGGTGCTGCAAAGCCTTGAGCAGGCCCTGGTCAAGGACAGGGCCAAGACCTCGGTCAACGGCTTCTCGGCCCTGGGGCTGGTGGAGATGACCCGCAAGCGCACCCGCGAGAGCCTGGAACACGTGCTCTGCGGCGAGTGCCCGGCTTGCCACGGCCGGGGCCGGGTCAAGACGGTGGAAACCGTCTGCTTCGAGGTGCTGCGGGAGATCCTTAGGGTGCACCGCGCCTACGACGCCGACCAGTTTATCGTCTATGCCTCGCCCAAGGTGGCCGAGGCCCTGGCGGACGACGAGTCCCATGCCCTGGCCGAGTTGGTGGTCTTTATGGGCAAGGAAGTGAAGATCCAGGGAGAGCCCCTCTACAACCAGGATCAGTTTGATGTGGTGATGATGTAG